A region from the Panicum hallii strain FIL2 chromosome 1, PHallii_v3.1, whole genome shotgun sequence genome encodes:
- the LOC112896977 gene encoding uncharacterized protein LOC112896977, translated as MVHELFAAEDGGQKSMFRVILEEMKQELYPGSSTSRFSFVVKLLHIKSFYKISNAAFNGILKLLVSAFPECSLPESYAAAKKLIRALGLGYDSIHVCPNNCILFRKDYHNLDECPVCGSSQWKDGEGKKRIPQKVLRHFPLIPRLQRMFASKSIAEDAQWHKLKRKEVDNELSHPADGEAWKDFDRKYKWFAKDARNIRLGLATDGFNPFGKMSSSYSMWPVFLIPYNFPPWLCIEQSNFMMCLLIPGRECPGKDFDIFLEPLIEELQELWKGVPTFDALSGKGFHLHAAVIWCIHDYPALSTLSGRVTRGYYACVRCDKYPCSRRIRNKICYIGHRRFLAMDHPWRKKKDFDGQIEKLGRPEEFSTDELMQQLESVKDVRPGKHPESKKRRRGDNDDCQCWKRRSSLWDLPYWSSLKLRHNLDVMHIEKNICEAILGTLLGIPGKSKDTVNARLDLEDMGIRKSLHLKRNGNSYTIPPAPYTMDKKQRLVFFDFVRSVKFPDGYASNLATCITADGCNLQGLKTHDCHILLQRILPVALRGIMHRDIYEAIAELGNLFQQLCAKTLKLDVLHKIKSEIPIVLCKLEKIFPPSFFDVMVHLVVHLPDEAILRGPVQYGWMYPVERRLYTLKHSVRNMARPEGSIAEAYVANECLLACSRYFDDLDTHHNREGRNKERVDFRMGDISVFQHGVNFLGTSKITYLEHDYEKMMWYVLNNCEEVAPYIEMYRKELEIEGNSNVEETIEKQFASWFHKHIAKRQFIDGEDVNANLYALACFHIQPNEGNLDNAPLSEENCVHVDASVVDELRRQRDDMQENNSGLEEDETQLQYISDDEHRTVLDYEDEDSDAE; from the exons ATGGTACATGAGTTGTTCGCAGCAGAAGATGGGGGACAAAAATCTATGTTTAGGGTCATATTGGAAGAGATGAAGCAAGAACTTTACCCAGGTTCAAGTACCTCAAGATTCTCATTCGTGGTGAAATTACTTCATATCAAGTCATTTTATAAGATAAGCAATGCTGCATTCAATGGAATCTTAAAGTTGTTAGTATCAGCATTCCCAGAGTGCTCTCTTCCCGAATCATATGCTGCAGCAAAGAAACTCATCCGTGCATTGGGACTTGGATATGATTCAATCCATGTGTGCCCGAATAATTGTATTTTGTTTCGGAAGGACTATCATAATTTGGATGAATGCCCGGTGTGTGGTTCGTCACAATGGAAAGATGGAGAAGGCAAGAAACGAATACCTCAGAAAGTTTTACGTCACTTCCCATTGATTCCAAGGTTGCAAAGGATGTTTGCTTCTAAAAGTATAGCTGAGGATGCACAGTGGCACAAGTTGAAGCGAAAAGAAGTGGACAATGAGCTTAGCCATCCAGCTGATGGTGAGGCATGGAAGGACTTTGATAGAAAGTACAAGTGGTTCGCTAAAGATGCAAGGAATATTAGACTTGGCCTTGCTACAGATGGTTTCAATCCATTTGGGAAAATGAGCTCCTCATATAGCATGTGGCCGGTGTTTCTTATCCCTTACAATTTTCCTCCATGGCTATGCATTGAGCAATCCAACTTTATGATGTGTCTACTTATTCCTGGTCGAGAGTGCCCTGGAAAGGATTTTGACATATTTTTAGAACCACTCATCGAAGAGTTGCAAGAACTTTGGAAGGGTGTCCCTACCTTCGATGCGTTGAGTGGAAAAGGGTTTCACCTACATGCTGCTGTTATTTGGTGCATTCATGATTATCCGGCCTTGAGCACATTGTCGGGTAGAGTCACAAGAGGGTACTATGCTTGTGTGCGTTGTGACAAATATCCTTGCTCCAGAAGAATAAGGAATAAGATATGTTATATTGGACATCGTCGTTTCCTTGCAATGGACCATCCATGGAGGAAAAAGAAAGATTTTGATGGACAAATTGAAAAACTTGGTAGACCAGAAGAATTTAGTACAGATGAGTTGATGCAGCAATTGGAAAGCGTGAAAGATGTTAGGCCAGGAAAGCATCCTGAAAGCAAAAAAAGGAGGAGAGGTGATAATGATGATTGCCAATGTTGGAAGCGAAGGTCCTCCTTGTGGGACTTGCCATATTGGTCAAGTTTGAAGTTGCGGCATAATCTTGATGTAATGCATATTGAAAAAAATATATGTGAGGCAATCCTTGGTACATTGCTTGGGATTCCTGGAAAGTCAAAAGATACTGTTAATGCTAGACTTGATTTGGAAGACATGGGGATAAGAAAATCTTTACACTTGAAACGTAATGGAAATTCGTATACTATTCCGCCTGCCCCCTATACAATGGATAAAAAACAGAGGCTTGTTTTCTTTGATTTTGTGAGAAGTGTTAAGTTCCCTGATGGATATGCTTCTAACCTTGCAACTTGTATAACTGCTGATGGATGCAACCTGCAAGGACTGAAAACTCATGATTGCCATATCCTACTCCAAAGGATTCTACCTGTTGCCCTCCGAGGAATCATGCATAGGGACATCTATGAGGCAATTGCTGAACTAGGGAACTTATTTCAACAGTTATGTGCCAAGACTCTCAAGTTAGATGTTTTGCATAAAATTAAATCTGAGATTCCAATTGTTTTGTGCAAACTTGAGAAAATATTTCCTCCTTCattctttgatgtgatggtcCACTTAGTCGTTCATCTCCCTGATGAGGCAATCCTTAGAGGACCAGTACAGTATGGATGGATGTACCCAGTAGAAAGAAGGTTATATACTTTGAAACATTCTGTTAGGAACATGGCACGACCTGAGGGGTCCATTGCAGAAGCTTATGTTGCTAATGagtgcttgcttgcttgctcaAGGTATTTTGATGACCTTGACACACATCACAATCGGGAGGGTCGGAACAAAGAACGTGTTGATTTTAGAATGGGTGATATATCTGTTTTCCAGCATGGAGTTAATTTCCTTGGAACCTCCAAGATTACATATCTAGAACATGATTATGAAAAAATGATGTGGTATGTGCTAAACAATTGTGAGGAGGTTGCACCATATATAGA GATGTACAGGAAGGAGTTAGAGATCGAAGGAAATTCTAATGTTGAAGAAACTATTGAGAAGCAATTTGCTTCTTGGTTTCACAAGCAT ATTGCAAAACGGCAATTCATTGATGGAGAAGATGTGAATGCGAATCTATATGCTTTAGCGT GTTTTCATATTCAACCTAATGAAGGAAATTTGGACAATGCACCGTTGAGTGAAGAAAATTGTGTACATGTTGATGCAAGTGTGGTTGATGAGCTTCGTCGCCAAAGAGATGATATGCAAGAAAATAATTCAGGTTTAGAAGAAGATGAAACTCAACTGCAGTACATTAGTGATGATGAACATCGAACAGTTCTTGACTATGAAGATGAAGATAGCGATGCCGAGTAG